Proteins from a genomic interval of Acanthopagrus latus isolate v.2019 chromosome 7, fAcaLat1.1, whole genome shotgun sequence:
- the LOC119022447 gene encoding uncharacterized protein LOC119022447 isoform X5, translating into MATPIRTSSPGVQGDPGPFEGERPVSPVDSNVSMRSDRSKDEPLHFRKGEPRPFEEDRPVSPVDSLVSMRSDRSKDEPLHFRKGEPRPFEEDRPVSPVDSLVSMRSDRSKDEPLHFRKGEPRPFEEDRPVSPVDSLVSMRSDRSKDEPLHFRKGEPRPFEGERPVSPVDSNVSMRSDRSKDEPLHFRKGEPSTPDLNPDTTPHSSVDTSSKGKDVKHKLTADLKKTIRRQHEEELRKLEPDTELYEIGEEHKAQTYNDLFKDKKVRTVLMKGVPHVGKTIQTRRFMVDWAEGKSNKNIDLIVSLKFSKLNSERKKVQSMKQLLRDSLNDDKLPENLKFDKCKIAFVLDGLEECELPLDFENNQDLTDMDTPASMDVLLTNLIKGKLLPSARLWIVSQPSGVDKIPSEYIQKQTECRETLKRRQQLVSALRRRFCPKNTEFENKDHPNQQNTEHIIREEKSNEVDNGEKNQHPVAKSVTRVNATSDIFRDTNKKTIRTVLTIGEAGIGKSFHAQKFKTEWAKNDKGSFLTWVFSSLTSLWSKADEEVLFPLNFSELSKIKEETVSLVGLLEHYFKETKECVISNYEQFKVVFVLDGLDDYHHPLDFDNSNILTDPRQPASVNVLLTNLIRGKLFPSARLWITSQPSAAKQLPDACVDRTTEIRCKPDIASQQKLRTQLKEQFTHVSEGIDKQKTSALLNEIYTDLYIIEGERGEVNEQHETRQVQDAKFKPETQETLIKYQDIFKPASGDKRPIRTVLTIGVAGIGKSFATMKYMLDWAEGSGNEDIFYMFPLSFRELNLKKEENLSLEELIGIFFPGMKTSEITDYDKYRILIVLDGFDECRLDLDFSASTSHTDVGEAASVNVLLTNLIQGNLFSKAQIWITSRPAASNRIPASTVDRVTEVRGFSDDQKEEYFRKRFTDKELAEEVLSHVKQSRSIYIMCHIPVFCWITSKVLEDFVNREQKGMMPKSLTDMYIYFLLLQCRQANVKYGGDDTGERAETDSCWNQKNQETIISLGKLAFESLKGGNLLFTEEDLTACGLDITEAAVFSGLFTQIKREGCGVSEQKLFCFVHLSIQEFLAAFYVSHTFNNKDENLLTEPPSKVGDLDFYKTAVDKALASKHGDWDLFLRFLLGLSLETNQKLLQELLKEKENNKEINKETIEYIKGKIKEENSDADKKFNLFHCLNELNDQSLVEEVKEYLRSETVGFETFSTTEWSALTFVLLTSDEELDVFDLKKYLKSEKVLLGMLPVVKVSNTALLSWCELSEESCRGLTSSVLSSASSNLTVLDLSHNDLLDSGVEKLADGLKSLHCKLEVLKLSGCQVSENGCSFLAEALESKATCSLKQLDLSYNHPGVNGVTTLSATAPYRNMSLQICFDHSGEHRLKPGLRKYGADLKFDENTASKRLVLSEGNRTVKTIKKVKEKVARPENEDRFKRSQVFCEEGLKGLCYWEVEWKGEVGIAVAYRGVSRKWDSSGGLGCNDKSWSLLCLKKGWLPLHGKQKGKPKYIEVPQCKKIALLLDWEGGTLKYYSVTSGELSLIHTFKAKFTEPLFTGFWFKNGSVTLCEID; encoded by the exons ATGGCGACACCTATAAGGACCAGCAGCCCCGGGGTTCAAGGTGATCCAGG GCCgtttgagggagagagaccagTCTCTCCTGTAGACAGCAATGTTTCCATGAGAAGTGACAGGTCCAAGGATGAACCTCTCCACTTCAGGAAGGGAGAACCAAG GCCGTTTGAAGAAGACAGACCAGTCTCTCCTGTAGACAGCCTTGTTTCCATGAGAAGTGACAGGTCCAAGGATGAACCTCTCCACTTCAGGAAGGGAGAACCGAG GCCGTTTGAAGAAGACAGACCAGTCTCTCCTGTAGACAGCCTTGTTTCCATGAGAAGTGACAGGTCCAAGGATGAACCTCTCCACTTCAGGAAGGGAGAACCAAG GCCGTTTGAAGAAGACAGACCAGTCTCTCCTGTAGACAGCCTTGTTTCCATGAGAAGTGACAGGTCCAAGGATGAACCTCTCCACTTCAGGAAGGGAGAACCGAG GCCgtttgagggagagagaccagTCTCTCCTGTAGACAGCAATGTTTCCATGAGAAGTGACAGGTCCAAGGATGAACCTCTCCACTTCAGGAAGGGAGAACCAAG caCACCCGATCTGAATCCAGACACCACTCCGCACAGCAGTGTGGACACCTCCAGCAAAG GCAAAGatgtcaaacacaaactgacagcagACCTGAAGAAAACAATACGCCGTCAGCATGAAGAGGAACTGAGAAAACTTGAACCTGACACAGAACTCTACGAGATAGGAGAGGAACACAAAGCACAAACctataatgatttatttaaagataaGAAAGTGCGAACAGTGCTAATGAAAGGAGTTCCTCATGTTGGTAAAACAATCCAAACCAGGAGGTTCATGGTAGACTGGGCAGAAGGAAAGTCCAACAAGAACATAGACTTGATAGTGTCATTGAAGTTCAGTAAGCTgaattcagaaagaaaaaaagttcaaagcATGAAACAGCTGCTTCGTGATTCCCTCAATGATGATAAACTCCCAGAAAATTTGAAGTTTGACAAGTGTAAGATAGCTTTTGTCCTTGATGGTTTGGAAGAATGTGAACTTCCTCTAGACTTTGAAAACAACCAGGACCTGACTGATATGGACACGCCAGCCTCGATGGATGTGCTGCTAACAAACCTCATCAAGGGGAAGTTGCTTCCCTCCGCTCGTCTCTGGATCGTCTCTCAACCTTCAGGAGTTGATAAGATTCCCTCTGAATATattcagaaacagacagaatgtCGAG AGACATTGAAGCGACGGCAGCAGCTGGTATCAGCCCTGAGAAGAAGATTTTGTCCTAAGAACACtgaatttgaaaacaaagatcatccaaaccaacaaaacacagaacacatcatcagagaggagaaaagtaATGAGGTTGataatggagagaaaaatcaacatCCTGTGGCAAAATCTGTGACACGAGTGAACGCAACATCTGACATCTTCagagatacaaacaaaaaaacaatcagaactGTGCTGACTATCGGAGAAGCTGGAATTGGAAAATCCTTCCATGCACAGAAATTCAAAACAGAGTGGGCTAAAAATGACAAAGGATCATTTTTAACTTGGGTTTTCAGTTCACTAACATCCCTTTGGAGCAAAGCTGATGAAGAAGTGCTATTTCCACTGAACTTCTCTGAGCTCAGTAagataaaagaggaaacagtCAGTTTGGTGGGACTTCTTGAGCATTACTTCAAGGAAACAAAGGAGTGTGTGATTTCTAACTATGAGCAGTTCAAAGTTGTATTTGTCTTGGATGGACTGGATGATTATCACCATCCTCTCGACTTTGACAACAGTAACATCTTGACTGACCCCAGACAGCCAGCTTCAGTAAATGTGCTactgacaaacctcatcagaGGGAAGCTGTTTCCTTCTGCCCGACTCTGGATAACCTCCCAACCTTCAGCTGCCAAACAGCTGCCTGATGCATGTGTCGACAGGACGACAGAAATAAGAT GTAAGCCTGACATTGCAAGTCAACAGAAACTCAGAACTCAGCtgaaggagcagttcacccatGTGTCTGAGGGGATCGATAAGCAGAAAACCTCTGCCCTTCTGAATGAGATCTACACAGATCTCTACATCATAGAGGGTGAGAGGGGAGAGGTCAATGAACAACATGAGACCAGACAAGTTCAAGATGCAAAGTTCAAACCAGAGACACAAGAAACATTGATTAAATATCAGGACATCTTCAAACCAGCATCTGGAGATAAAAGACCCATCAGAACTGTGCTAACAATCGGAGTGGCCGGCATTGGAAAGTCCTTTGCTACAATGAAGTACATGCTGGACTGGGCTGAGGGTTCGGGCAATGAGGACATATTTTATATGTTTCCTCTTTCATTCCGGgagctgaatttgaaaaaagaggaaaatctcAGCTTGGAGGAACTTATAGGCATCTTTTTTCCAGGCATGAAGACATCAGAAATAACAGATTATGACAAGTACAGAATCCTGATTGTCCTGGATGGTTTTGATGAATGTCGACTTGATCTTGACTTCAGTGCAAGTACCTCTCACACAGATGTTGGAGAGGCAGCCTCAGTGAATGTTCTGTTGACAAACCTCATCCAAGGAAATCTATTTTCTAAGGCTCAAATCTGGATCACCTCGCGACCTGCAGCATCCAACCGTATCCCTGCTAGTACAGTTGACCGGGTTACAGAGGTGCGAGGATTCAGTGATGATCAGAAGGAAgagtacttcaggaagagattcaCTGACAAGGAGCTGGCTGAGGAAGTGTTGTCACATGTGAAACAGTCAAGAAGTATTTATATCATGTGTCACATCCCTGTCTTCTGTTGGATCACGTCAAAAGTCCTGGAGGACTTTGTGAACAGAGAACAAAAAGGAATGATGCCCAAGTCTCTGACTGACATGTACATATACTTCCTTTTGCTACAATGCAGACAGGCAAATGTGAAGTATGGTGGAGATGACACAGGTGAGAGGGCTGAGACAGATTCATGCTGGAATCAAAAGAACCAAGAAACAATAATTTCTCTTGGGAAACTGGCTTTCGAGAGCCTCAAGGGAGGAAACCTTCTCTTCACTGAAGAAGACTTGACAGCGTGCGGTCTTGACATCACTGAGGCTGCAGTTTTCTCTGGATTATTCACGCAGATCAAACGTGAAGGCTGCGGAGTGAGCGAACAGAAACTCTTCTGCTTCGTCCATCTGAGCATTCAAGAGTTCCTAGCAGCTTTTTATGTCTCTCACACATTCAATAACAAAGATGAAAATCTGCTTACCGAACCCCCTTCAAAAGTTGGAGACTTAGACTTCTACAAGACGGCAGTTGACAAGGCTTTGGCGAGCAAACATGGAGACTGGGATCTGTTTCTCCGCTTCCTGCTAGGCCTCTCCCTGGAGACTAACCAGAAACTACTGCAAGAgctgctgaaagagaaagaaaataacaaagagATCAACAAGGAAACTATTGAGTACATCAAAGGAAAGATTAAGGAAGAGAACAGTGACGCTGATAAAAAGTTCAATctcttccactgtctgaatgagCTGAATGATCAGTCTCTGGTGGAAGAAGTCAAAGAGTACCTGCGCTCTGAAACAGTCGGATTTGAAACTTTCTCCACCACCGAGTGGTCGGCTCTGACTTTTGTGCTGCTGACATCAGATGAGGAGCTTGATGTGTTTGATCTGAAAAAATACCTGAAATCAGAGAAAGTTCTTCTAGGAATGTTGCCAGTGGTCAAAGTCTCCAACACTGCTTT GCTGAGCTGGTGTGAGCTCTCTGAAGAATCCTGCAGAGGTCTGACGTCCTCCGTCCTCAGCTCAGCATCCTCTAATCTCACGGTGCTGGACCTGAGTCATAACGATCTGCTGGATTCAGGTGTGGAGAAACTTGCTGATGGCCTGAAGAGTCTACACTGCAAACTGGAGGTTCTCAA GTTGTCTGGTTGTCAGGTGTCAGAGAACGGCTGCTCATTCCTGGCTGAAGCTCTTGAGTCCAAAGCGACCTGCTCCCTGAAACAGCTGGATCTGAGCTACAATCACCCAGGAGTCAATGGGGTGACGACACTCTCTGCTACAGCTCCTTATCGAAATATGAGCCTGCAAATCTG CTTCGACCACAGTGGAGAGCATCGGTTAAAGCCAGGCCTGAGGAAGT ATGGTGCAGATCTGAAgtttgatgaaaacacagcaagcAAGAGACTTGTCCTGTCTGAAGGAAACAGGACAGTGAAAACCATAAagaaggtgaaggagaaggTGGCGCGACCTGAAAATGAAGACAGGTTTAAGAGGAGTCAGGTGTTTTGTGAGGAGGGCCTGAAAGGCCTCTgctactgggaggtggagtggaaaGGAGAGGTTGGCATCGCAGTGGCGTATAGAGGAGTGAGTCGAAAATGGGACAGTAGTGGTGGACTAGGATGCAATGACAAGTCCTGGAGTCTGCTCTGCCTTAAGAAAGGATGGCTTCCTTTGCATGGGAAGCAAAAAGGTAAACCAAAATATATAGAAGTGCCCCAATGCAAAAAGATAGCATTGCTTCTGGATTGGGAAGGTGGTACTCTGAAATATTACAGTGTCACATCAGGAGAGCTGAGCCTCATACACACTTTCAAGGCTAAATTCACAGAGCCACTCTTCACAGGCTTCTGGTTTAAGAATGgctctgtgactttgtgtgagATTGACTGA
- the LOC119022447 gene encoding uncharacterized protein LOC119022447 isoform X2: MATPIRTSSPGVQGDPGPFEGERPVSPVDSNVSMRSDRSKDEPLHFRKGEPRPFEEDRPVSPVDSLVSMRSDRSKDEPLHFRKGEPRPFEEDRPVSPVDSLVSMRSDRSKDEPLHFRKGEPRPFEEDRPVSPVDSLVSMRSDRSKDEPLHFRKGEPRPFEGERPVSPVDSNVSMRSDRSKDEPLHFRKGEPSHDEPRRPPNAPKDDPLDFTSELSTPDLNPDTTPHSSVDTSSKGKDVKHKLTADLKKTIRRQHEEELRKLEPDTELYEIGEEHKAQTYNDLFKDKKVRTVLMKGVPHVGKTIQTRRFMVDWAEGKSNKNIDLIVSLKFSKLNSERKKVQSMKQLLRDSLNDDKLPENLKFDKCKIAFVLDGLEECELPLDFENNQDLTDMDTPASMDVLLTNLIKGKLLPSARLWIVSQPSGVDKIPSEYIQKQTECRETLKRRQQLVSALRRRFCPKNTEFENKDHPNQQNTEHIIREEKSNEVDNGEKNQHPVAKSVTRVNATSDIFRDTNKKTIRTVLTIGEAGIGKSFHAQKFKTEWAKNDKGSFLTWVFSSLTSLWSKADEEVLFPLNFSELSKIKEETVSLVGLLEHYFKETKECVISNYEQFKVVFVLDGLDDYHHPLDFDNSNILTDPRQPASVNVLLTNLIRGKLFPSARLWITSQPSAAKQLPDACVDRTTEIRCKPDIASQQKLRTQLKEQFTHVSEGIDKQKTSALLNEIYTDLYIIEGERGEVNEQHETRQVQDAKFKPETQETLIKYQDIFKPASGDKRPIRTVLTIGVAGIGKSFATMKYMLDWAEGSGNEDIFYMFPLSFRELNLKKEENLSLEELIGIFFPGMKTSEITDYDKYRILIVLDGFDECRLDLDFSASTSHTDVGEAASVNVLLTNLIQGNLFSKAQIWITSRPAASNRIPASTVDRVTEVRGFSDDQKEEYFRKRFTDKELAEEVLSHVKQSRSIYIMCHIPVFCWITSKVLEDFVNREQKGMMPKSLTDMYIYFLLLQCRQANVKYGGDDTGERAETDSCWNQKNQETIISLGKLAFESLKGGNLLFTEEDLTACGLDITEAAVFSGLFTQIKREGCGVSEQKLFCFVHLSIQEFLAAFYVSHTFNNKDENLLTEPPSKVGDLDFYKTAVDKALASKHGDWDLFLRFLLGLSLETNQKLLQELLKEKENNKEINKETIEYIKGKIKEENSDADKKFNLFHCLNELNDQSLVEEVKEYLRSETVGFETFSTTEWSALTFVLLTSDEELDVFDLKKYLKSEKVLLGMLPVVKVSNTALLSWCELSEESCRGLTSSVLSSASSNLTVLDLSHNDLLDSGVEKLADGLKSLHCKLEVLKLSGCQVSENGCSFLAEALESKATCSLKQLDLSYNHPGVNGVTTLSATAPYRNMSLQICFDHSGEHRLKPGLRKYGADLKFDENTASKRLVLSEGNRTVKTIKKVKEKVARPENEDRFKRSQVFCEEGLKGLCYWEVEWKGEVGIAVAYRGVSRKWDSSGGLGCNDKSWSLLCLKKGWLPLHGKQKGKPKYIEVPQCKKIALLLDWEGGTLKYYSVTSGELSLIHTFKAKFTEPLFTGFWFKNGSVTLCEID, encoded by the exons ATGGCGACACCTATAAGGACCAGCAGCCCCGGGGTTCAAGGTGATCCAGG GCCgtttgagggagagagaccagTCTCTCCTGTAGACAGCAATGTTTCCATGAGAAGTGACAGGTCCAAGGATGAACCTCTCCACTTCAGGAAGGGAGAACCAAG GCCGTTTGAAGAAGACAGACCAGTCTCTCCTGTAGACAGCCTTGTTTCCATGAGAAGTGACAGGTCCAAGGATGAACCTCTCCACTTCAGGAAGGGAGAACCGAG GCCGTTTGAAGAAGACAGACCAGTCTCTCCTGTAGACAGCCTTGTTTCCATGAGAAGTGACAGGTCCAAGGATGAACCTCTCCACTTCAGGAAGGGAGAACCAAG GCCGTTTGAAGAAGACAGACCAGTCTCTCCTGTAGACAGCCTTGTTTCCATGAGAAGTGACAGGTCCAAGGATGAACCTCTCCACTTCAGGAAGGGAGAACCGAG GCCgtttgagggagagagaccagTCTCTCCTGTAGACAGCAATGTTTCCATGAGAAGTGACAGGTCCAAGGATGAACCTCTCCACTTCAGGAAGGGAGAACCAAG ccaTGATGAGCCTAGAAGACCTCCCAACGCTCCCAAGGATGATCCTCTCGACTTCACATCGGAGCTAAG caCACCCGATCTGAATCCAGACACCACTCCGCACAGCAGTGTGGACACCTCCAGCAAAG GCAAAGatgtcaaacacaaactgacagcagACCTGAAGAAAACAATACGCCGTCAGCATGAAGAGGAACTGAGAAAACTTGAACCTGACACAGAACTCTACGAGATAGGAGAGGAACACAAAGCACAAACctataatgatttatttaaagataaGAAAGTGCGAACAGTGCTAATGAAAGGAGTTCCTCATGTTGGTAAAACAATCCAAACCAGGAGGTTCATGGTAGACTGGGCAGAAGGAAAGTCCAACAAGAACATAGACTTGATAGTGTCATTGAAGTTCAGTAAGCTgaattcagaaagaaaaaaagttcaaagcATGAAACAGCTGCTTCGTGATTCCCTCAATGATGATAAACTCCCAGAAAATTTGAAGTTTGACAAGTGTAAGATAGCTTTTGTCCTTGATGGTTTGGAAGAATGTGAACTTCCTCTAGACTTTGAAAACAACCAGGACCTGACTGATATGGACACGCCAGCCTCGATGGATGTGCTGCTAACAAACCTCATCAAGGGGAAGTTGCTTCCCTCCGCTCGTCTCTGGATCGTCTCTCAACCTTCAGGAGTTGATAAGATTCCCTCTGAATATattcagaaacagacagaatgtCGAG AGACATTGAAGCGACGGCAGCAGCTGGTATCAGCCCTGAGAAGAAGATTTTGTCCTAAGAACACtgaatttgaaaacaaagatcatccaaaccaacaaaacacagaacacatcatcagagaggagaaaagtaATGAGGTTGataatggagagaaaaatcaacatCCTGTGGCAAAATCTGTGACACGAGTGAACGCAACATCTGACATCTTCagagatacaaacaaaaaaacaatcagaactGTGCTGACTATCGGAGAAGCTGGAATTGGAAAATCCTTCCATGCACAGAAATTCAAAACAGAGTGGGCTAAAAATGACAAAGGATCATTTTTAACTTGGGTTTTCAGTTCACTAACATCCCTTTGGAGCAAAGCTGATGAAGAAGTGCTATTTCCACTGAACTTCTCTGAGCTCAGTAagataaaagaggaaacagtCAGTTTGGTGGGACTTCTTGAGCATTACTTCAAGGAAACAAAGGAGTGTGTGATTTCTAACTATGAGCAGTTCAAAGTTGTATTTGTCTTGGATGGACTGGATGATTATCACCATCCTCTCGACTTTGACAACAGTAACATCTTGACTGACCCCAGACAGCCAGCTTCAGTAAATGTGCTactgacaaacctcatcagaGGGAAGCTGTTTCCTTCTGCCCGACTCTGGATAACCTCCCAACCTTCAGCTGCCAAACAGCTGCCTGATGCATGTGTCGACAGGACGACAGAAATAAGAT GTAAGCCTGACATTGCAAGTCAACAGAAACTCAGAACTCAGCtgaaggagcagttcacccatGTGTCTGAGGGGATCGATAAGCAGAAAACCTCTGCCCTTCTGAATGAGATCTACACAGATCTCTACATCATAGAGGGTGAGAGGGGAGAGGTCAATGAACAACATGAGACCAGACAAGTTCAAGATGCAAAGTTCAAACCAGAGACACAAGAAACATTGATTAAATATCAGGACATCTTCAAACCAGCATCTGGAGATAAAAGACCCATCAGAACTGTGCTAACAATCGGAGTGGCCGGCATTGGAAAGTCCTTTGCTACAATGAAGTACATGCTGGACTGGGCTGAGGGTTCGGGCAATGAGGACATATTTTATATGTTTCCTCTTTCATTCCGGgagctgaatttgaaaaaagaggaaaatctcAGCTTGGAGGAACTTATAGGCATCTTTTTTCCAGGCATGAAGACATCAGAAATAACAGATTATGACAAGTACAGAATCCTGATTGTCCTGGATGGTTTTGATGAATGTCGACTTGATCTTGACTTCAGTGCAAGTACCTCTCACACAGATGTTGGAGAGGCAGCCTCAGTGAATGTTCTGTTGACAAACCTCATCCAAGGAAATCTATTTTCTAAGGCTCAAATCTGGATCACCTCGCGACCTGCAGCATCCAACCGTATCCCTGCTAGTACAGTTGACCGGGTTACAGAGGTGCGAGGATTCAGTGATGATCAGAAGGAAgagtacttcaggaagagattcaCTGACAAGGAGCTGGCTGAGGAAGTGTTGTCACATGTGAAACAGTCAAGAAGTATTTATATCATGTGTCACATCCCTGTCTTCTGTTGGATCACGTCAAAAGTCCTGGAGGACTTTGTGAACAGAGAACAAAAAGGAATGATGCCCAAGTCTCTGACTGACATGTACATATACTTCCTTTTGCTACAATGCAGACAGGCAAATGTGAAGTATGGTGGAGATGACACAGGTGAGAGGGCTGAGACAGATTCATGCTGGAATCAAAAGAACCAAGAAACAATAATTTCTCTTGGGAAACTGGCTTTCGAGAGCCTCAAGGGAGGAAACCTTCTCTTCACTGAAGAAGACTTGACAGCGTGCGGTCTTGACATCACTGAGGCTGCAGTTTTCTCTGGATTATTCACGCAGATCAAACGTGAAGGCTGCGGAGTGAGCGAACAGAAACTCTTCTGCTTCGTCCATCTGAGCATTCAAGAGTTCCTAGCAGCTTTTTATGTCTCTCACACATTCAATAACAAAGATGAAAATCTGCTTACCGAACCCCCTTCAAAAGTTGGAGACTTAGACTTCTACAAGACGGCAGTTGACAAGGCTTTGGCGAGCAAACATGGAGACTGGGATCTGTTTCTCCGCTTCCTGCTAGGCCTCTCCCTGGAGACTAACCAGAAACTACTGCAAGAgctgctgaaagagaaagaaaataacaaagagATCAACAAGGAAACTATTGAGTACATCAAAGGAAAGATTAAGGAAGAGAACAGTGACGCTGATAAAAAGTTCAATctcttccactgtctgaatgagCTGAATGATCAGTCTCTGGTGGAAGAAGTCAAAGAGTACCTGCGCTCTGAAACAGTCGGATTTGAAACTTTCTCCACCACCGAGTGGTCGGCTCTGACTTTTGTGCTGCTGACATCAGATGAGGAGCTTGATGTGTTTGATCTGAAAAAATACCTGAAATCAGAGAAAGTTCTTCTAGGAATGTTGCCAGTGGTCAAAGTCTCCAACACTGCTTT GCTGAGCTGGTGTGAGCTCTCTGAAGAATCCTGCAGAGGTCTGACGTCCTCCGTCCTCAGCTCAGCATCCTCTAATCTCACGGTGCTGGACCTGAGTCATAACGATCTGCTGGATTCAGGTGTGGAGAAACTTGCTGATGGCCTGAAGAGTCTACACTGCAAACTGGAGGTTCTCAA GTTGTCTGGTTGTCAGGTGTCAGAGAACGGCTGCTCATTCCTGGCTGAAGCTCTTGAGTCCAAAGCGACCTGCTCCCTGAAACAGCTGGATCTGAGCTACAATCACCCAGGAGTCAATGGGGTGACGACACTCTCTGCTACAGCTCCTTATCGAAATATGAGCCTGCAAATCTG CTTCGACCACAGTGGAGAGCATCGGTTAAAGCCAGGCCTGAGGAAGT ATGGTGCAGATCTGAAgtttgatgaaaacacagcaagcAAGAGACTTGTCCTGTCTGAAGGAAACAGGACAGTGAAAACCATAAagaaggtgaaggagaaggTGGCGCGACCTGAAAATGAAGACAGGTTTAAGAGGAGTCAGGTGTTTTGTGAGGAGGGCCTGAAAGGCCTCTgctactgggaggtggagtggaaaGGAGAGGTTGGCATCGCAGTGGCGTATAGAGGAGTGAGTCGAAAATGGGACAGTAGTGGTGGACTAGGATGCAATGACAAGTCCTGGAGTCTGCTCTGCCTTAAGAAAGGATGGCTTCCTTTGCATGGGAAGCAAAAAGGTAAACCAAAATATATAGAAGTGCCCCAATGCAAAAAGATAGCATTGCTTCTGGATTGGGAAGGTGGTACTCTGAAATATTACAGTGTCACATCAGGAGAGCTGAGCCTCATACACACTTTCAAGGCTAAATTCACAGAGCCACTCTTCACAGGCTTCTGGTTTAAGAATGgctctgtgactttgtgtgagATTGACTGA